A single window of Debaryomyces hansenii CBS767 chromosome F complete sequence DNA harbors:
- a CDS encoding DEHA2F04180p (weakly similar to uniprot|Q08214 Saccharomyces cerevisiae YOL043C NTG2 DNA N-glycosylase and apurinic/apyrimidinic (AP) lyase involved in base excision repair localizes to the nucleus and similar to CA2220|CaNTG1 Candida albicans CaNTG1) codes for MTVAKSKRLREVNGTDVLNKRVKTEETLSFESITIPNIKHESDLIITPSIKPESDSVIPSNKLEPDSISNTKKYLTVEIEDKKPNVFAKVTSDDVDSIPSTCKAPPKWSELYNEVVAMRSKFLSPVDTMGCERIPEGISPNVAKTNPRVFRFQLLISLMLSSQTKDEVNFQAMRNLHSGLMALGHKDGLSLESIVTLSEGEIDAFISKVGFHRKKAAYIKKACAILQSNFDSDIPKNITDIVTLPGVGPKMGFLLLQRGWNINDGIGVDVHIHRLAQMWGWVAKSEKPESTRTELESWLPKKFWGDINPLLVGFGQVICVPKASNCDICTLGINKLCKSSNKKLLNASMTDARRAKLLKGRGNLTELITEIEDLV; via the coding sequence ATGACAGTGGCAAAATCAAAGAGACTACGTGAAGTTAATGGAACGGATGTATTGAACAAAAGGGTTAAAACAGAGGAAACTCTATCGTTCGAATCGATTACCattccaaatattaaaCATGAATctgatttgattattaCTCCAAGCATTAAACCAGAATCTGATTCGGTAATTCCAAGCAATAAACTAGAACCTGATTCGAtttcaaatacaaaaaaatatttaactGTAGAAATCGAAGACAAAAAACCTAATGTATTTGCCAAAGTTACTAGTGATGATGTTGATTCGATACCGTCTACATGTAAAGCCCCACCAAAATGGTCTGAACTATATAACGAAGTTGTAGCAATGAGATCAAAGTTTCTCTCGCCGGTAGACACAATGGGGTGTGAACGAATCCCCGAAGGAATAAGTCCTAATGTTGCAAAGACCAACCCAAGGGTATTTCGCTTCCAgcttttgatttcattgatGTTGTCTTCCCAAACCAAGGATGAAGTTAATTTCCAAGCCATGCGAAATCTACATAGTGGTCTAATGGCTCTAGGACATAAGGATGGGCTATCCCTCGAGTCTATAGTCACATTATCAGAGGGTGAAATTGATGCTTTTATCCTGAAGGTAGGATTCCATAGAAAAAAGGCTGCATACATTAAAAAAGCATGTGCAATTCTCCAGAGCAATTTCGACAGTGATATACCGAAAAACATTACCGATATCGTCACATTGCCTGGTGTTGGGCCGAAAATGGGTTTCTTGTTGCTACAAAGAGGCTGGAATATCAATGATGGTATTGGAGTCGATGTTCATATCCACAGACTTGCGCAGATGTGGGGCTGGGTTGCGAAATCTGAAAAACCTGAACTGACTAGAACTGAACTAGAAAGCTGGTTACCAAAAAAGTTTTGGGGTGATATAAATCCGCTCCTAGTAGGATTTGGCCAAGTAATTTGCGTTCCCAAAGCTTCAAACTGCGATATATGTACGTTGGGtatcaacaaattatgTAAAAGTTCCAACAAGAAGCTTTTGAATGCATCTATGACCGATGCAAGACGGGCCAAATTGCTAAAAGGAAGAGGAAACCTTACGGAGTTAATCACAGAAATAGAAGATCTAGTCTAG
- a CDS encoding DEHA2F04202p (weakly similar to uniprot|P39113 Saccharomyces cerevisiae YMR280C CAT8 Zinc cluster transcriptional activator necessary for derepression of a variety of genes under non-fermentative growth conditions active after diauxic shift binds carbon source responsive elements and similar to CA2219|CaCAT8 Candida albicans CaCAT8): MSQVTNIETKSDISTQPENRVKAKVKSRSNGTTTNTKTIKTPGTRVERVAQACDRCRAKKTKCDGKVPTCSSCAAVGFKCIVSDKLSRRAFPKGYTETLEERIRQLEIENKKLVGILDLRDEQLDMLNTRMNGQDASFDDIRSSGSVKDNEMQPVTSSNLSLLDKQHTERLHEHDDGCPCGCSNFPHSMHERPVSIAGSVYDTATGQASVPGSINLSDNDDNESLLSDNDLSSIYSSNNRALLNANISNLTKTGHVIGGETTPAPGAFAAATAIAQMQKNRPLSQQQQLEHKEQNKKQMLTSLVAMSIPRSTEETLFIPTLLSKICQVHGYNSKPAILTANAIASLKENTNETMKNDSSSNKSRDDEMLLKIIMNRSNLQKLPEAEAIYFIRNLISLPNSRIDLDHLITVYFQDWGNAFPIIDKNSFLKKYVKFTELLESGSTDSFSNEESSESIEKFGVLMILILSLSLLSNKHSHMSSKGNIDSNEIAKKYVSYLNHYDYLIHQFINSNCIMTKHCSIQSLQILTLSLQYCLVIGDITTCYELRCRVITMAQQLRLHRCPAAVLGVTGNNGGSVNLQNFMQGERRILFWCIYCLDIYSSLNLGVPRLLKDFEIECALPFSGKNDDDNDDNENILIVNNTKLSIVGKVSKLALSVMLYCKVLGRILDSIFARFENTDGQNKAMDQERMLDCWRRELPTDLKFDIDVNGFSLADNDSSNDAENSNWKNYSKQQLTLIFLYYHAKFLIYLPIISKYGNHYNVGLSQKEQLTKEKGNIAAIVSSVSMIQQSSTRILEVLKSLSKYSSSYVLPIPINISRQQARFALLVAKGSLEYIKGGPLYQNSKTLLLDTVAYLTAETNHEIPGGLTKNSVKLLELAILSIFGLSCNKTPQNMKKKPNPSGVPITKMAVAREPVSQLDSYNNNFIIRPNNISSKTPSPTVFDKNSVPQDNSINVEKNEDGISLQQQDYGGYLSSLGPEGSQNNSNNLFNDDGLENIESILKFDPFKVTLNSQLMMNEFAADGSLGLVPFLDMSNPPSGDEASQMYDGSSQVKIEDSDQRVSDGQYSSFFEWS, translated from the coding sequence ATGCTGCAGGTCACAAACATAGAAACCAAATCCGATATTTCTACACAGCCTGAAAATCGGGTTAAAGCTAAGGTGAAAAGTAGATCAAATGGTACAACTACAAATACGAAAACAATTAAAACACCAGGTACTAGAGTAGAGAGAGTGGCTCAAGCATGCGATAGGTGCCGTGCAAAGAAAACCAAATGTGATGGTAAAGTACCAACTTGTTCCAGTTGTGCAGCAGTCGGGTTTAAGTGTATCGTTTCTGATAAGTTATCAAGACGGGCATTTCCTAAGGGATACACCGAGACATTAGAGGAAAGAATTAGACAGCTTGAAATAGAGAACAAAAAGTTGGTAGGGATCCTCGATTTACGGGACGAACAGCTTGATATGCTAAATACGAGAATGAATGGTCAAGATGCCAGTTTCGACGATATACGATCGAGTGGTTCTGTAAAGGACAACGAGATGCAACCAGTAACATCTTCGAATTTGTCTCTTTTGGATAAGCAGCATACTGAAAGGCTTCACGAGCATGATGATGGGTGTCCTTGTGGTTGTTCGAACTTCCCTCATTCGATGCACGAGAGGCCAGTTTCTATTGCAGGATCGGTATATGATACGGCTACTGGTCAGGCATCTGTTCCAGGATCCATAAACTTAAGTGATAATGACGATAACGAGAGTCTACTCAGTGACAATGATTTACTGCTGATTTATTCTCTGAATAATAGGGCCTTACTAAATGCCAATATATCAAACTTAACCAAGACCGGCCATGTTATTGGGGGTGAAACTACCCCAGCACCAGGTGCTTTTGCTGCTGCAACGGCTATTGCACAAATGCAAAAAAATCGACCTTTATCACAGCAACAGCAATTGGAGCATAAAgaacaaaacaaaaaacAAATGCTTACATCGTTAGTTGCAATGTCAATTCCAAGAAGTACTGAGGAAACCTTATTTATTCCAACCCTCTTATCTAAAATTTGCCAGGTCCACGGTTACAATTCAAAACCAGCAATACTAACTGCAAATGCAATAGCCTcattaaaagaaaatacTAATGAGACCATGAAAAATGATTCATCGTCTAATAAAAGTAGAGACGATGAAATGCTactcaaaataataatgaatagGTCAAACTTACAGAAATTACCAGAAGCAGAAGCCATTTACTTCATTAGAAACTTAATTAGTTTGCCGAATTCTAGAATAGACTTGGATCATTTGATAACGGTTTATTTCCAAGACTGGGGAAATGCTTTCCCAATAATAGACAAAAACTCGtttttaaagaaatatgTGAAATTTACTGAACTATTAGAACTGGGCCTGACAGACTCCTTTTCTAACGAGGAGTCTTctgaatcaattgaaaaatttggtgTACttatgatattgatattaagtTTAAGTTTATTGTCTAATAAGCATAGCCATATGTCATCGAAAGGTAATATAGACCTGAATGAAATCGCTAAGAAGTATGTGTCTTATTTGAACCATTATGACTATCTTATTCACCAGttcataaattcaaattgtaTAATGACAAAGCACTGTTCAATCCAGTCTCTTCAAATCCTAACCCTATCATTACAGTACTGTCTTGTTATTGGTGATATCACTACTTGCTATGAATTAAGATGCAGAGTCATCACAATGGCACAACAGTTGAGATTACATAGATGTCCTGCAGCTGTCTTGGGGGTAACAGGTAATAATGGTGGAAGTGTTAATTTGCAGAACTTCATGCAAGGTGAAAGGCGTATTTTGTTTTGGTGTATTTATTGTCTAGACATTTACTCATCGTTGAACTTAGGTGTTCCAAGATTATTGAaggattttgaaattgaatgtGCATTACCTTTTTCTGGgaaaaatgatgatgataacgacgataatgaaaatattttgattgtAAATAATACCAAGTTATCTATTGTTGGTAAGGTTTCTAAACTTGCTTTAAGTGTCATGTTGTATTGCAAAGTTTTAGGACGTATTTTGGATTCTATTTTTGcaagatttgaaaataccGATGGGCAGAATAAAGCTATGGATCAAGAGCGTATGCTTGATTGTTGGAGAAGGGAGTTGCCTACTGActtgaaatttgatattgacgTTAATGGGTTCTCTTTAGCAGATAATGACTCTTCCAACGATGCAGAAAACAGTAATTGGAAGAACTATAGTAAGCAACAATTGACCTTGATTTTCCTTTATTATCATGcaaaattcttgatttatTTACCCATTATATCTAAGTATGGCAATCACTATAATGTGGGATTGCTGCAGAAAGAACAATTAACGAAAGAGAAAGGGAATATCGCAGCAATTGTTTCAAGTGTGAGTATGATTCAACAATCATCCACGAGGATTCTCGAAGTGTTGAAGAGTTTATCCAAATATTCATCCTCTTACGTTTTACCTATCCCCATTAATATTTCGAGGCAACAAGCAAGGTTTGCACTTTTAGTAGCAAAAGGAAGTCTTGAGTATATAAAGGGAGGACCATTGTATCAAAACCTGAAAACCTTGTTATTGGATACGGTTGCATATTTAACAGCGGAAACCAACCACGAAATACCTGGCGGGTTGACGAAAAATTCTGTCAAGCTTTTGGAGCTTGCAATATTAAGTATTTTTGGCTTGAGCTGTAATAAGACTCCGCAAAACATGAAAAAGAAACCAAATCCGTCAGGTGTTCCTATAACTAAAATGGCAGTTGCAAGGGAACCTGTATCACAACTTGATtcttataataataatttcattatacgaccaaataatatttcttcaaagaCTCCTTCGCCAACTGTGTTTGATAAGAATAGTGTCCCTCAAGACAATAGCATTAACgttgaaaaaaatgaagatggtATTTCACTTCAACAACAGGATTATGGGGGCTATCTCAGTTCCTTAGGCCCAGAAGGATCACAAAACAATAGCAACAATctatttaatgatgatggCCTCGAAAACATTGAAAgtatattgaaatttgatcCTTTCAAGGTTACTTTGAATAGtcaattgatgatgaatgAATTTGCAGCCGATGGATCCCTAGGTTTAGTACCGTTCTTAGATATGAGCAATCCCCCTAGTGGAGATGAAGCTTCACAGATGTATGATGGCTCATCACAGGTGAAGATTGAAGATCTGGACCAGAGAGTTTCAGATGGTCAATATTCGAGTTTCTTTGAATGGTCGTAG
- a CDS encoding DEHA2F04224p (similar to uniprot|P32643 Saccharomyces cerevisiae YER175c TMT1 Trans-aconitate methyltransferase), whose product MATFSKVNFKTINYNSFRPHYPSSFYQILSKYATEGKESRLPLNKSLDLGCGTGVATYSLLNFVDDVTGIDVSPPMIETAKSLIPERCEQMNVKDRSRIKFKTGSAESFVSSGSREVEDNSIDLIVAAQCIHWFQDYNIFYKSCASLLKQGGTLAYWYYVDPIVIDFQGPAKGEKMEILKKAFQIYSKYVYDDPKFIGPHWEQPGRNIIKNLCVEVNEAIPKDLYSDIKIQTYVPDFDGNVKPTDDDLKLEKSNMSINDFIKYLNTYSGFHNYKDATGDKENLIELFLSECETELGWDREKTRIDIVWRTGYTFMKKK is encoded by the coding sequence ATGGCCACATTTTCGAAGGTAAATTTTAaaacaattaattataattcgTTTCGTCCTCATTATCCTAGTAGTTTCTATCAGATATTGAGTAAGTACGCTACTGAAGGTAAAGAGTCCAGACTTCCattgaataaatctttAGACTTAGGTTGTGGGACGGGAGTAGCTACGTATTCGTTGCTCAATTTCGTCGATGATGTTACGGGTATCGATGTTTCTCCACCGATGATTGAAACAGCCAAATCTTTAATTCCCGAAAGATGTGAGCAGATGAATGTGAAAGACAGATCAAGGATTAAGTTCAAGACTGGTTCGGCAGAGTCATTTGTTAGTCTGGGATCCAGGGAGGTCGAAGACAATAGCATTGACCTAATTGTTGCTGCTCAGTGTATCCATTGGTTTCAGGATTACAACATTTTTTATAAAAGTTGTGCTTCATTGCTAAAACAGGGTGGGACTTTGGCTTACTGGTACTACGTGGATCCGATAGTCATTGATTTTCAAGGGCCTGCAAAAGGAGAAAAAATGGAAATCTTAAAAAAGGCATTTCAAATCTACAGCAAATATGTTTATGACGATCCAAAATTTATAGGACCACATTGGGAACAGCCAGGAAGAAACATTATTAAGAACCTCTGTGTTGAAGTAAATGAAGCTATTCCTAAGGATTTATATTCTGACatcaaaattcaaacatATGTTCCTGACTTTGATGGAAATGTAAAGCCGACTGATGATGACCTTAAGTTGGAAAAACTGAATATGCtgattaatgatttcataaAATATCTCAATACTTACAGTGGTTTCCATAACTATAAAGATGCCACTGGTGACAAGGAAAATTTAATCGAATTATTTCTTAGCGAATGTGAAACAGAGCTCGGTTGGGACAGAGAAAAAACCAGAATTGACATCGTATGGAGAACAGGCTACACATTcatgaagaagaaatag
- a CDS encoding DEHA2F04246p (weakly similar to uniprot|P23797 Saccharomyces cerevisiae YMR281W GPI12 ER membrane protein involved in the second step of glycosylphosphatidylinositol (GPI) anchor assembly the de-N-acetylation of the N-acetylglucosaminylphosphatidylinositol intermediate) produces MLVRIWRFVLRVIGLSFLLWLILSTTIPQIIAKYSHSNESENLACPYNSITSPSPLPIHNANVYFIIGHPDDEVMFFSPTLIELNKKEYNNRVKLICFSNGDAVHESMGRVRTEELYKSGGILGLKENDIKVIDSFKDGMDEKWDVDDIQRTLEETVGKKSKETLVLITFDEDGVSKHPNHISLYYGTKKFFQTYYNNPERNGKLYVLKSLNFLEKYSFNILTNVELFVDHLSKLLISNILKIKVNVSFFNNKTNNQSIKIYSDLNMLSVSYAAMSYGHYSQMVWFRYGWLILSRYLTFNHLIEIN; encoded by the coding sequence ATGTTGGTTAGAATATGGAGGTTTGTATTGAGAGTGATTGGCTTATCCTTTTTACTTTGGCTAATTTTATCCACTACTATACCTCAAATTATAGCTAAATATAGTCATTCCAATGAGTCTGAGAATCTAGCTTGTCCTTATAATTCGATAACATCACCTTCACCTTTACCAATACATAATGCTAATGTATACTTTATAATTGGACATCCTGATGATGAGGTGATGTTTTTTTCGCCAACGTTAATCGAGTTAAACAAAAAGGAGTATAATAATAGAGTAAAGTTAATATGCTTTTCCAATGGTGATGCAGTTCATGAATCTATGGGCCGTGTGCGAACAGAGGAATTGTATAAGTCAGGAGGCATATTGGGTCTTAAAGAGAACGATATAAAGGTAATTGATAGCTTTAAAGATGGTATGGACGAAAAATGGGATGTAGATGACATTCAGAGGACATTAGAAGAAACGGTTGGCAAGAAATCTAAGGAAACATTGGTATTAATTacatttgatgaagatggtGTATCGAAACATCCAAACCACATTTCTCTTTATTATGGCACTAAAAAGTTTTTTCAAACGTATTACAATAATCCTGAACGCAATGGTAAATTATATGTTTTAAAAagtttaaattttttggaGAAGTATTCATTTAACATATTGACAAACGTGGAATTATTCGTGGATCACTTATCTAAATTGTTAATAagtaatattttgaagattaAGGTGAATGTCAGTTTTTTTAACAATAAAACTAATAATCAGTCTATTAAGATATACTCTGATTTGAACATGCTTAGTGTTAGTTATGCAGCTATGTCATATGGCCATTATTCTCAAATGGTCTGGTTTAGATATGGATGGTTAATATTGAGTAGGTACTTAACTTTTAATCATTTAATCGagattaattaa
- a CDS encoding DEHA2F04268p (weakly similar to uniprot|Q12509 Saccharomyces cerevisiae YLR085C ARP6 Nuclear actin-related protein involved in chromatin remodeling component of chromatin-remodeling enzyme complexes and similar to CA0593|CaARP6 Candida albicans CaARP6) — MSQQYFVIDNGSYNIKAGFSNQDAPIKHQNALSKARDGLIYVGNEYLVQTNNYSGMIFKRPYDHGHLISWETEKAVWDYTFNKASPNQELDASITHLTLTETPFQLPQLSMNTDQIVFEEYGFNEYYRCAPASLVPWSNLGSSESKNNDFTLVVDSGYSGTWIVPIIYQNVYWKGVKKLPIGGAALNGLLREIISFRHYDIADEPVLINTIKEKTCFMATDFEKSLANRKKYRCEFILPDFKTTTTGFVKTKDTPIDTTGDVQSLALIDERFTIPESFYHPEIIFDNTTSSTSTIQNASFKNITDLVVECIMSCPKVTQPLLSGNIITVGGNTNLPGFTDRLRHELVKELPIDWHVQVKETEHNPDEASWFGGAQLTNDEIINNISISKKDYFEHGSNWCQKQFGFKNL; from the coding sequence ATGTCACAACAATACTTTGTGATTGATAATGGCAGTTATAATATCAAAGCTGGATTCAGTAATCAGGATGCGCCGATAAAACATCAAAATGCGTTAAGCAAGGCGAGAGATGGCCTTATTTATGTGGGAAACGAATATTTGGTCCAGACGAACAATTATTCTGGAATGATCTTTAAAAGGCCCTACGACCATGGCCATTTAATATCGTGGGAGACAGAGAAAGCCGTTTGGGATTATACGTTTAATAAGGCATCGCCGAATCAAGAATTGGATGCATCCATCACACATTTGACGTTAACAGAAACTCCATTTCAGTTACCTCAGTTATCGATGAATACCGACCAAATTGTATTCGAAGAATATGGTTTCAATGAGTACTATAGGTGCGCTCCGGCGTCTTTGGTTCCGTGGCTGAACTTGGGTTCGTCTGAAAGtaagaataatgattttactCTAGTGGTGGATTCTGGGTACAGTGGTACGTGGATTGTGCCgataatatatcaaaatGTATACTGGAAAGGAGTGAAAAAATTACCCATAGGAGGAGCTGCACTCAATGGATTGCTTCGagaaataatatcatttcGTCATTACGATATAGCTGACGAACCTGTCCttattaatactattaAAGAGAAAACTTGTTTTATGGCGACCGATTTTGAGAAATCTTTAGCAAATAGAAAGAAGTATAGATGTGAATTCATTTTACCGGATTTCAAAACGACTACTACTGGTTTTGTAAAAACTAAAGATACTCCTATCGACACCACCGGTGATGTTCAATCCCTTGCGCTTATAGACGAGAGATTCACTATACCAGAATCATTCTATCATCCCGAAATAATATTCGACAATACCACGTCGAGTACGTCTACCATTCAAAATGCATCGTTCAAGAATATAACCGATTTGGTGGTTGAGTGTATTATGAGCTGTCCTAAAGTGACTCAGCCGTTGTTACTGGGAAATATAATAACTGTAGGGGGTAATACTAACTTGCCTGGATTCACAGACCGTTTAAGACATGAATTAGTTAAAGAATTACCGATAGACTGGCATGTGCAAGTGAAAGAGACAGAACATAATCCAGATGAGGCAAGTTGGTTTGGAGGTGCTCAATTGAccaatgatgaaattattaacaatataaGCATATCTAAAAAGGATTATTTTGAGCATGGGTCTAACTGGTGTCAAAAACAATTCGgttttaaaaatttatag
- a CDS encoding DEHA2F04290p (weakly similar to uniprot|Q12502 Saccharomyces cerevisiae YOR322c): MAILSRVLHHNTEKLNEKPSLKHTLSSNGSLSSKGSGSHHTLTLSIALESPPVILYGQPQDSSGSIISGLLNIDIKDTRSQKSLELASVSSHSSITSAHSHSDEVELESITLSLIQTVKYTKPFLIPSASVVSCKDCCTKKNVIAKWDVLISRSSFSVGTHAYPFSHLLPGSLPASSKLGSTYASSFIKYSLIATAKRPNVPKEVKVVLPLNIARSILRGPERNSLRVFPPTEATASVILPNVIYPKSNFSLQLRLDNIVNINNDRRWRMRKLAWRIEEHTKVKATTCKKHAVKLKQIQESQRKTETTKELRSRTTPGGTHNSNPGQGLNKTPNLHHSTIQTNMFLSTCPSTQTNNSLHASNNHIEGINGAPLVTENDALEDQENNITNSSHTAENLIEEFLSPTPRRSNNDSNEASFSPPDITPEYNQNVIQDDYRNNRPESSKDTESLYLDEIRTATYGEIKSGWKSDFSGRGNIELVTDIDAFDFSTGLNRHMMKRSSDDPKIDEVQEGLRNGANISCDIDDPTLGIYVNHTLIVEVIVAEEVVPRSSEKKSNSLKNVPSSLSPVSSNSPASKQKSNSTSNKQKQSNTSGQTQPGVTTGAARVLRMQFKVTLTERSGLGIAWDDEVPPTYEDIRAFSPPTYAETSASATPVSTPGSTIATPQLSANRPVSVEAFGGTPSQSYFNLGTRSTSNSLTIDGVVDLDERIQDFTL; encoded by the coding sequence ATGGCAATCCTTTCTCGTGTTTTGCACCATAATACTGAAAAACTAAACGAAAAGCCATCATTAAAACATACGCTCAGTCTGAATGGATCGTTGTCTTCCAAGGGCAGCGGCCTGCATCATACGTTGACGTTATCGATTGCATTAGAATCACCACCAGTGATATTGTACGGCCAACCGCAAGATTCTAGTGGTTCGATTATTTCGGGATTGCttaatatagatataaaaGATACAAGGAGCCAGAAAAGTCTAGAATTGGCACTGGTGTCGTCGCATTCGTCAATAACGTCAGCACATTCTCATAGCGATGAGGTGGAATTAGAGAGCATTACGCTATCGTTAATCCAGACTgtaaaatatactaaaccatttttaattccttCGGCTTCGGTGGTAAGTTGCAAAGATTGCTGtacaaagaagaatgtgATTGCAAAATGGGACGTACTTATTTCAAgatcttcattttctgtTGGAACCCATGCTTACCCATTTTCGCATTTATTGCCAGGATCTTTACCagcatcttcaaaattggGATCTACTTATGCCAGTTcgtttattaaatatagcTTAATTGCTACTGCTAAGAGGCCTAACGTTCCGAAAGAAGTTAAAGTTGTTTTACCTTTAAATATAGCGAGGCTGATTCTTAGGGGTCCAGAGCGCAATTCTTTGAGAGTCTTTCCACCTACAGAGGCAACTGCAAGTGTGATTCTACCTAATGTGATTTATCctaaatcaaatttttcattacaGTTGAGGTTGGATAATattgtaaatataaataatgatagaCGTTGGAGAATGCGTAAATTGGCTTGgagaattgaagaacaCACCAAGGTAAAGGCGACAACATGCAAAAAGCATGCTGttaaattgaaacaaattcaagaatCACAACGTAAAACAGAGACAACCAAGGAACTCAGATCGAGAACTACTCCAGGTGGCACTCATAACTCAAACCCGGGACAAGGGCTTAACAAAACGCCTAACCTTCACCATAGTACCATTCAAACAAACATGTTTCTCTCCACTTGCCCGAGTACTCAaaccaataattctttGCATGCTTCGAATAATCATATAGAAGGAATCAACGGAGCCCCGTTAGTCACAGAAAATGATGCACTAGAGGACCAAGAGAACAATATTACGAATTCATCTCATACAGCTGAAAATTTAATCGAAGAATTTTTATCACCAACCCCCCGAAGATCGAACAACGATAGCAATGAAGCGTCATTTTCACCACCAGATATCACACCTGAATATAACCAGAATGTTATTCAGGATGATTATCGCAATAACCGTCCAGAATCTCTGAAAGACACAGAGAGTTTGTATTTAGACGAAATTCGAACGGCTACTTATGGTGAAATTAAATCTGGATGGAAGTCAGATTTCAGTGGCCGTGGAAATATCGAATTAGTAACAGATATTGATGcttttgatttttcaacagGGTTGAATAGACATATGATGAAAAGATCCAGTGATGATCCCAAAATTGACGAGGTACAAGAGGGCTTAAGGAATGGagcaaatatatcttgTGATATAGATGATCCGACATTGGGAATATATGTAAATCATACCTTAATTGTTGAGGTAATAGTGGCCGAAGAAGTAGTTCCACGTTCATCAGAGAAGAAATCGAATAGCTTGAAGAATGTTCCCTCCTCTTTAAGTCCAGTATCGTCCAATTCCCCCGCTAGTAAACAGAAATCGAATTCCACACTGAACAAACAAAAGCAATCTAATACACTGGGACAAACTCAACCTGGAGTAACTACAGGTGCTGCAAGAGTTTTAAGGATGCAATTTAAAGTAACTTTGACAGAGCGGTCAGGTTTGGGTATTGCATGGGATGACGAGGTACCTCCTACTTACGAAGATATCAGGGCATTTAGTCCACCTACATATGCCGAGACATCGGCATCTGCAACCCCAGTGTCCACTCCAGGATCTACTATTGCAACTCCCCAATTGTCGGCTAATAGACCCGTCTCTGTCGAAGCATTTGGTGGAACACCTAGCCAatcatatttcaatttagGTACGAGATCAACTTCAAATAGCTTGACTATAGATGGAGTTGTCGATCTTGATGAAAGAATACAAGATTTTACGCTTTGA